Part of the Pedobacter roseus genome is shown below.
CCCAGGTAGAAAAGTGGCAAACCGGCATTGTAAAACAGGAATTCCTTTACGATAAAGCGCCATTTCCATCGTGCCATTCTGCAACAATCGCCGAAACACCAACAGGTTTAGTCGCCTCATTTTTTGGAGGGACAAAAGAGCGTAATCCCGATGTTGAAATTTACATCAGCCGTTTTGTAGATGGAAAATGGCTAGCACCGGTTTCGGTAGCTAATGGTATCCAACCGGAAGGTAAGCGATTACCAACCTGGAATCCAGTTTTATATCAGGTGCCCGGCGGAGATCTGTTATTATTCTATAAAATCGGACCTAAACCTTCTGAATGGTGGGGTATGATGAGAACTTCAAAAGATGGTGGAAAAACCTGGTCGGATGCTACTAAATTGCCTGATGGTTATATCGGTCCGGTGAAAAATAAACCAGTTTTATTAAGTAATGGAAATCTTTTTGCGCCATCAAGCAAAGAAGGCGACGGCTGGAAAATCCATTTTGAAGTAACCAAAGACAATGGCAAAACCTGGAGAACCATTGGTCCGTTGCCCGAAAATGGAATCAAAGCCATTCAACCCAGTATTTTACAGCATGGAAACGGCAAACTGCAAATTTTAGCCAGAACCGCTAACCGTGCCATTGCAGAATCCTGGTCTACAGATAACGGAGAAACCTGGTCGCCATTAACCAAAACTTCTTTGCCAAATAACAATTCGGGAACGGATGCCGTAACCATGAAAGATGGTCGCCATGTTTTAGTGTACAACCATGTATTGCCTCCCGGCGATTTAGCCAAAGGACCAAGAACACCATTAAATGTTTCCATTTCCAAAGATGGAAAAGAATGGTACGCGGCATTGATTTTAGAAGATTCGCCGATCAGTCAGTATTCTTATCCGGCAGTGATCCAAACCAGCGATGGCTTGCTACACTTCATTTACACCTGGAGAAGAGAAAAAATCAAACATGTAGTGGTAGATCCATCAAAATTAAAACTAAAGAGAATTGAAAATGGTGTTTGGCCAAAACTGAAAGGTTATACCGCGCCGGTAATTACCGAAACTAAAAACGAGGAGGGTTAAAATGATAAATGCTATTAGATGTATAATTTCGAGGTTATGGCGATTGTCATTGCGGGGAGGCACGACGAAGCAATCTATCCTGTCAAGAAAGATTGCTTCGGCTGATGAAAAATCAGCATTCGCAATGACGGGCAGGGTGTGTAGATACTTAGCTATATTATTTATTGTTTACCTATCTTATTTAAATAACGGCTTCGCCCAAACCCAAAACACCGACAACCTCTACAAAAAACCCTTGGTTGATGTCCTCAAAGAAATCCAGACCCGGTTTAAAGTACAGATCAAGTATTCGGAGCCTCAGGTAAAAGATAAATGGGTAAACTATGCAGAATGGCGTTTCCGAAGCGATGTAGATGAAACACTAACCAATGTACTGATGCCATTGGATATGAAAGTAAACAAGGAAAAACCCGGCGTTTACAAACTTAAAGAATACGAATATTACCGATGGGAAGTGCAGGATGGTTGGGCTTATCTTGATACACTGGCGACAAAATATCACGATAAAGCCAGCTGGGAAAAACGTAAATCTGAAATCAAACCTGAACTTTATCAGGCCTTAATGTTATCACCTTTGCCTGCAAAACCTAATTCAAAACCTATTATCACGGCAAAAAGAGTTTTTGATGGTTATTCAGTAGAAAATATTGCATTAGAAATATTGCCTGGTGTCTGGATCAACGGATCACTTTACAAACCATTAAATGTTAAGGGAAAAATCCCGGTGGTGTTAAGTCCGGATGGGCATTGGGAAAAACAACGCTACAGACCCGATTGCCAGATCCGTTGCGCCACCATTGCCAGAATGGGAGCAATGGCTTTCAGCTATGATTTATTTGCCTGGGGCGAATCGATGCTCCAGTTTAAATATGAAGACCACCGCCGTAGTTTAGCACAAACCGTGCAGGCTTTAGGTGGAATAAGGATTTTAGATTATTTCTCTTCTTTAAAAGAAACGGATACCAGCAGAATCGGCATCAGTGGCGGTTCAGGTGCAGGCAGTCACTCTATTTTAATGACTGCTATGGACGATAGGATTAAACTAAGCGCTCCGGTGGTGGCCATGTCATCATACTTTTATGGTGGTTGTCCTTGCGAAAGCGGTATGCCCATCCACCAATGTGGAGGCGGGACAGATAATGTAGAACTGGCTGCTATGGCAGCACCGCGACCACAATTATTGGTTTCGGATGGTGGCGATTGGACAGCACATACACCCCAGCATGATTTTCCGTATCTCCAAAAAATGTACAGCTATTATGGTGTGCAAGATAAAGTTGAAAATGTACATCTTCCGAATGAAAAACATGATTTCGGCATTAATAAACGCATTGCATTGTACGATTTCCTGATCAAGAACTTCAAACTTAATGGCGCTGCTGTTAAAGATAAAACCGGCAAATACGACGAAAGCAAAGTGACCATCGAAAAGGAAAACGCGATGTATGTTTTTGGTGATAAGGGCGAAAAATTACCTAAAAATGCGGTGATGGGATTCGAAAACCTGGAAAAACTCTTTCCGTTAAGTACAACAAAATAACAGATGGAAACTCAGAACAGGAGAACTTTTATTGGTAATGCGGCTTTGCTCACTGGCGCTTTGATGATCCCAGATCAATTACTTTTTGCTGCAGAAAAGAAAAACAGGTATCAAGTTGCGGTAATTGACCTGATGATCCTTAAACGTCAAAAAATTAGCGCTTTACCACTTGCTAAAGAAATTGGTGCAGATGGTTTAGAAATCGACATGGGTGGTTTAGGTGACAGGGAAACCTTTGATAATAAACTGGCAGATCAGACAATCAGACAAGAGTATTTGGATAAAGCCAAAGAACTGAATCTGGAGTTTTGCTCATTGGCCATGACCGGATTTTACGCGCAATCTTTCGCAAAGCGTCCGACCTATCAAAAAATGATTCAGGACTGTTTGGACACGGCTAAAGCAATGAACATCAAAGTCGTTTTTCTGCCATTGGGCATTCAGGGCGACCTGGTTAAAAACCCTGAACTTAGGGAACCGATTGTGGAGCGGTTAAAAGTTGCCGGTAAAATGGCAGCAGAAGCTGGTGTTATAATCGGTGTAGAGACTTCTTTAGATGCCAAAGGTGAACTGCAATTACTCAAAGATATCGGTTCAAAAAACGTAAAAAGTTATTTCAATTTTTCAAATGCCATCAAAAACGGAAGAGATTTACTTGAAGAATTAAGGATTTTAGGAAAGAAAAACATCGTTCAGATTCATGCAAGCAATGAAGATGGTGTTTGGTTACAAAACGATCCAAAAATCGATTTAAGTAAAGTAAAAGAAACCCTTGATGATATGGGCTGGAGCGGTTGGTTAGTAGTAGAAAGAAGTAGAGATGCCAAACAGCCCACCAACGTTAAATATAACTTCAGTTCAAATACCAGTTACTTGAAATCGGTTTTTCAAAATGATCAGTCATTGCGAGGTACGAAGCAATCTCATTAGGGGAGTTATGGAAATCGAGATAACCAAAAAGATGCAAAGCAAAGATACAATAAAATACTGGTTGCCTTGGTTCGTGTCTCCACGATCCAAACAATTTAAACCGTTTTTAATTTTGGTAATTCTTTTCTCTTTATTGTACCTCAAAGCAGATGCGGTAGATATTTATGTTTCATTAAATGGCAATGATACTCATGTTGGAACCAAAGAAAAGCCCTTAGCCACATTACATTCTGCAATTAGAAAAGCACGCGAATTACGTCGATTAAATGATGTTTCGATTAAAAATGGCATCACAATAATCATAACAAAAGGGTTTTATCAATTATACGAGCCTGTTGTGCTCCGTCCCGAAGATTCAGGGACAAAAGAAAGTCCAACAGAAATTATAGCCACTGAAAAAGTAGTATTAAGTGGAGGTGTGAAAATAAAAGGTTGGAAAAAACTTCAAGGAACCCTCTCGGGCTTACCAAAAGAAGCCATCGGGAAAGTTTGGGTAACCGATCTTCCAAACTTTGATGGGAGCGATCTGCAATTCCGCCAACTTTGGGTAAATGGTCAAAAAGCTATTCGCGCAAAAAACTATAATGGTGCTGCCATGGGCAGGATTTTATCATGGGATAGCAAAAACCAAACCTGTAAAATCCCACTCCAAAAGAATATCAATTTAGATAACATTAAAGGCATGGAAATGTTGATCCACCAATGGTGGGCCATTGCAAATCTTCGCGTAAAATCGGTTAAAGTAATGGGTAATGCGGCTGAACTATCATTCATGCAGCCCGAAAGCAGGATTCAGTCCGAGCATCCGTGGCCGGCACCATGGATTTCGGAGAAAACGGGTAATTCTGCTTTTTACCTCAGCAATGCTATTCAATTTTTGAACGAACCTGGCGAATGGTTCGAAGATCTGCAAAAACACAAACTTTATTATTGGCCTAAAGCGTCAGAAAACATGATTAATGCCGAAATAATTGCTCCGGTATTAGAAAATCTGGTCAAAATAGAAGGAACAATAGACAATCCGGTTGCTTTTGTAAATTTTAAGGGCATTTCTTTTGAACACAGTACCTGGTTAAGACCTTCCAAACAAGGTCATGTACCACATCAGGCCGGTATGTACATGCTCGATGCTTATAAACTGGATAAAGCCGGAACACCTGATAAACCGACTTTAGAAAACCAGGCCTGGGTTGGCAGGCCAGCCTCAGCAATTGAAGTAACTTACGCCCATCATACTTCATTTGAAGCTTGCCGCTTTGAACACCTGGCTTCAACAGGATTGGATTACAAAAAAGGAACCGCAGATAATATAATTAAGGGAAACTTATTTAAAGATATTGGAGGTTCAGCCATTTTAGTCGGAACTTTTTCTGACGAAACGACTGAAGTGCACTTGCCATACCGTCCATCCGATCTACGTGAAATATCGACCAACGATAGAATCGAAAATAACCTGATCACCGATGTAACCAACGAAGACTGGGGCGCGGCGGGGATCGGCGCGGGCTATGTTCAGGGGATTAAAATCCTACACAACGAAATCAGCGATGTTTCTTATTCGGGCATCAGTATGGGCTGGGGCTGGACGAAAACACTAAATGCGATGAAGAATAATACCATCAGTGCCAATAAGATCCATCATTATGGCAAACATTTATACGATGTGGCTGGAATATATACCTTATCGGCCCAACCCGGATCGTTTATCACCGAAAATGTAATCGATAGCATTTACAAGGCACCTTATGCGCATCTTCCAGAGCATTGGTTTTATTTGTACACCGATGAAGGTTCATCATATTTCACCATCAAAAACAACTGGACACCAGCTGAAAAGTACCTTCAAAATGCCAACGGACCAGATAATTTATGGGAAGATAACGGTCCAAAGGTTTCCGGAAAAATTAAACAGCATGCGGGTTTAGAAAAAACCTTTCAATACCTGTTAAAAGAAAAAGCAGCATATTCTAATACCGCAATTAATCAGGCCGTAGATCAATCTGTTGTTTTTGAGTTAATTTTTAAATCTTCCGACGTTCCTACAGATCATGCTTTAAAAACTTTCGCAAAGGAAAATAATCTTCAGACAAGCGCGATTTACAAATGGAATAACCGATTGGTCATTTATACTTCCAGTTTAAAGGTTGAAAGTTTGCAACAAACTTTAAAACGCTTAAATGCTACTGAAATCAAACTTTACGACGATTTATTTTACGATTTCAACCGGGAGAAGAATTGTGGGGATAAACCGGTGGCAGAATGGGATAACATTATTTTATCAGCAAATTTAGTGAACGATGAAAAGATGCAAAATGAATACCTGAACTACCATAAAACTCAATTTGAGAAATGGCCTGAAATATCAAAAGGCTTTTGTAATGCAGAATTTCAACGACTGGCCATTTTTAAAAAAGACAGACAGTTAATGTTGATCATCAGTATCCCTAAAGGTAAAAAATTAGATGATTTGAATCCAAAAACTACTTTAAATAATCCTAAAGTGGATGAATGGAATACAATAATGAAAAAATACCAGGAAGGAATTGAAGGCACAAAACCTGAAGAGGTTTGGGTGTTTTTTAAACCGGTTGAGTAATAGTAAAATCGTCATTGCGAGCCCCGATTTTTCATCGGGCGAAGCAATCTTTCAATCAAAAAAGATTGCTTCATAGTGCCTCCTCGCCATAACGAAAACAGAACAATAACGCTTATAAAAATAATATCATGTTAAGATTAGGGATTTTAGGATTAGGAGAGGGCAGAAGCACCATCTCTGCATCACTGGCAAGCAAAAAGTTTAAGCTGATCCAGATTTGTGATGCCAATAAAAAGCTTTGCGAAGAGCGGGCTTTAGAATTTGATTTTCAAAACTGGACAACGAATTACGAGGATATGTTAACCAGCGACAAAATCGATATGATTGCGATTTATACACCCGATCACCTGCATTTTGAGCACATAAAACTGGCGCTTCAACATGGGAAGCATGTGGTTTGCACCAAACCATTTATTGATGACCTGGCACATGCAAACGAACTTTTGGAGCTTGCTAAAAAATCAAGAAGGAAAATTTTCGTCGGACAAAGTTCCCGTTTTTTCGAACCTGCTATGCGCCAGAAAAAAGATTTTGAAGAAGGTTTAATCGGTGAACTGATTACGATAGAGAGTCATTACCACGCCGATCACCGTTGGTTTTTGGAAAAAGGATGGTCGTTAAAACAATCATTTAAATGGCTTTACGGAGGTTTAAGTCACCCAACAGATTTTATCCGTTGGTATTTGCCTGATATCGAGGAAGTAATGGGCTATGGGATGTTAAGCAGCAATGGTTTAAAGGCTGGTTTAAAAAATCAGGATACTATGCACTTTATTTTCAAGGCAAAAGATGGTAGAATTGCAAGGGTAAGTGGCGCTTATACCGGGCCAACACAACCCGCAAGCCGCGACAGTGGCATGAGTTGCATCCTACGCGGTACTGAAGGCGCTAGTCAGGCCGATTACCATGAGCTGCGTTATTCCGTTACCACTAAAACAGGTGAAGAAAAAATCATTACCTGGGGAGACTCTACCTTAAAACATTACTTCCGTTTCGAAGGGCAAAGTCATCATGCCGGAGAATACCAAAATTATCTTGAATATTTTGCGGATAGCATCAATAACAATTTTACAGCCTATCCTGATTTAAAAGAAGGAATTGGAACAGTAGCATTGTTGCAAGCCATGGATCAATCTTTAGAAACAGGATTGCCCGTAAAGATCGATGATATTTTAAAAGCCAATCACATAACAAGGGAATCGATAGGGTTATAAAAGAAATATCGTCATTGCGAGGCAAGATGCAATCTATTTTGCATGAGAGATTGCTTCCCCGAGAAATCGGGGCAAGCTGTCGTACCTCCTCGCAATGACGAAAAGTTCTTATGGGTCGTGGAGACACGAACCATGGCTATTGAGATCTATCTCGAGGTAGATTTCTAAAAGCCATAAAATCTGTGTTTATCCGTGTTCATCTGTGGCTAAAACTATCGAAACCATATCACCAAACTAACCAAATAAACCAATGGGAAACATTGTAGAACGTTTAACCAATTTAGATTACATCATTGTCATCGCGTACCTCGTTATCCTGATGATTATAGGGTATCGGGCCAGTTTTTCGAAAAAGAAGAGCGAAGATGAAACCTTATTTCTCGCCAATAAATCACTGAACTGGAGCAGCATCGGCTTTAATATGTGGGGCACCAATGTAGGCCCATCCATGTTATTGGCTTTTGCCAGTATCGGTTATAGCACCGGTATTGTGGCTGTCAACTTTGACTGGTATGCCTTCATCTTTTTATTTCTGCTCGCGATTGTTTTTGCTCCAAAGTACCTCGCAGCAAAGGTGAGTACCATGCCCGAATTTATGGGCAACCGCTATGGCGATTCTACTCAAAACATATTGGCCTGGTATGCATTGGTGAAGATTTTAATTTCCTGGTTATCGCTTGGTTTATTTGCAGGAGGCTTTTTGGTGAGGCAGATTTTAGGTATCCCCATGTGGCAATCTGTTACCGTTTTGGTTGCTTTTGCAGGCCTATTTACCTTTTTCGGCGGATTAAAAGCTATTGCCAAAGTGAATGTTTTCCAGATGATTTTACTAATTGCCGTTTCACTTTCTTTAATGCTTTTAGGCTTAAGCAAAGTTGGAGGTATTTCAGCTTTATATGCCAAAACACCACATCACTTCTGGAATTTGGTGCAACCGGCCAGCGATCCCAAATACCCATGGTATGCCATTTTATTAGGTTACCCCGTTGCTGCTGTTGCTTTTTTCTGCACCGATCAATCGATGGTGCAGTCGGTGTTAGGCGCAAAAAATTTAAAGCAGGGCCAATTGGGCGTGAGTTTTATCGGTTGGTTAAAAATCCTTTCATTGCCGTTATTTATCGGCACGGGGATACTTTGTTATGTGTTATTTCCAGGTCTGAAAAATCCAGACGAAGCTTACATGACGATGGTAACCAATCTGTTTCCTCCGGGAATGAATGGTTTGGTGATCGTGGTATTGATTGCCGTTTTGGTGGGCACCATTGGTTCATCCTTAAATTCATTAAGTACCGTTTTTACCATGGATAT
Proteins encoded:
- a CDS encoding sialidase family protein, producing the protein MLKRKIYITLGLVFVAVIAAHAQVEKWQTGIVKQEFLYDKAPFPSCHSATIAETPTGLVASFFGGTKERNPDVEIYISRFVDGKWLAPVSVANGIQPEGKRLPTWNPVLYQVPGGDLLLFYKIGPKPSEWWGMMRTSKDGGKTWSDATKLPDGYIGPVKNKPVLLSNGNLFAPSSKEGDGWKIHFEVTKDNGKTWRTIGPLPENGIKAIQPSILQHGNGKLQILARTANRAIAESWSTDNGETWSPLTKTSLPNNNSGTDAVTMKDGRHVLVYNHVLPPGDLAKGPRTPLNVSISKDGKEWYAALILEDSPISQYSYPAVIQTSDGLLHFIYTWRREKIKHVVVDPSKLKLKRIENGVWPKLKGYTAPVITETKNEEG
- a CDS encoding acetylxylan esterase — translated: MINAIRCIISRLWRLSLRGGTTKQSILSRKIASADEKSAFAMTGRVCRYLAILFIVYLSYLNNGFAQTQNTDNLYKKPLVDVLKEIQTRFKVQIKYSEPQVKDKWVNYAEWRFRSDVDETLTNVLMPLDMKVNKEKPGVYKLKEYEYYRWEVQDGWAYLDTLATKYHDKASWEKRKSEIKPELYQALMLSPLPAKPNSKPIITAKRVFDGYSVENIALEILPGVWINGSLYKPLNVKGKIPVVLSPDGHWEKQRYRPDCQIRCATIARMGAMAFSYDLFAWGESMLQFKYEDHRRSLAQTVQALGGIRILDYFSSLKETDTSRIGISGGSGAGSHSILMTAMDDRIKLSAPVVAMSSYFYGGCPCESGMPIHQCGGGTDNVELAAMAAPRPQLLVSDGGDWTAHTPQHDFPYLQKMYSYYGVQDKVENVHLPNEKHDFGINKRIALYDFLIKNFKLNGAAVKDKTGKYDESKVTIEKENAMYVFGDKGEKLPKNAVMGFENLEKLFPLSTTK
- a CDS encoding sugar phosphate isomerase/epimerase family protein, giving the protein METQNRRTFIGNAALLTGALMIPDQLLFAAEKKNRYQVAVIDLMILKRQKISALPLAKEIGADGLEIDMGGLGDRETFDNKLADQTIRQEYLDKAKELNLEFCSLAMTGFYAQSFAKRPTYQKMIQDCLDTAKAMNIKVVFLPLGIQGDLVKNPELREPIVERLKVAGKMAAEAGVIIGVETSLDAKGELQLLKDIGSKNVKSYFNFSNAIKNGRDLLEELRILGKKNIVQIHASNEDGVWLQNDPKIDLSKVKETLDDMGWSGWLVVERSRDAKQPTNVKYNFSSNTSYLKSVFQNDQSLRGTKQSH
- a CDS encoding L-rhamnose mutarotase; its protein translation is MEIEITKKMQSKDTIKYWLPWFVSPRSKQFKPFLILVILFSLLYLKADAVDIYVSLNGNDTHVGTKEKPLATLHSAIRKARELRRLNDVSIKNGITIIITKGFYQLYEPVVLRPEDSGTKESPTEIIATEKVVLSGGVKIKGWKKLQGTLSGLPKEAIGKVWVTDLPNFDGSDLQFRQLWVNGQKAIRAKNYNGAAMGRILSWDSKNQTCKIPLQKNINLDNIKGMEMLIHQWWAIANLRVKSVKVMGNAAELSFMQPESRIQSEHPWPAPWISEKTGNSAFYLSNAIQFLNEPGEWFEDLQKHKLYYWPKASENMINAEIIAPVLENLVKIEGTIDNPVAFVNFKGISFEHSTWLRPSKQGHVPHQAGMYMLDAYKLDKAGTPDKPTLENQAWVGRPASAIEVTYAHHTSFEACRFEHLASTGLDYKKGTADNIIKGNLFKDIGGSAILVGTFSDETTEVHLPYRPSDLREISTNDRIENNLITDVTNEDWGAAGIGAGYVQGIKILHNEISDVSYSGISMGWGWTKTLNAMKNNTISANKIHHYGKHLYDVAGIYTLSAQPGSFITENVIDSIYKAPYAHLPEHWFYLYTDEGSSYFTIKNNWTPAEKYLQNANGPDNLWEDNGPKVSGKIKQHAGLEKTFQYLLKEKAAYSNTAINQAVDQSVVFELIFKSSDVPTDHALKTFAKENNLQTSAIYKWNNRLVIYTSSLKVESLQQTLKRLNATEIKLYDDLFYDFNREKNCGDKPVAEWDNIILSANLVNDEKMQNEYLNYHKTQFEKWPEISKGFCNAEFQRLAIFKKDRQLMLIISIPKGKKLDDLNPKTTLNNPKVDEWNTIMKKYQEGIEGTKPEEVWVFFKPVE
- a CDS encoding Gfo/Idh/MocA family protein yields the protein MLRLGILGLGEGRSTISASLASKKFKLIQICDANKKLCEERALEFDFQNWTTNYEDMLTSDKIDMIAIYTPDHLHFEHIKLALQHGKHVVCTKPFIDDLAHANELLELAKKSRRKIFVGQSSRFFEPAMRQKKDFEEGLIGELITIESHYHADHRWFLEKGWSLKQSFKWLYGGLSHPTDFIRWYLPDIEEVMGYGMLSSNGLKAGLKNQDTMHFIFKAKDGRIARVSGAYTGPTQPASRDSGMSCILRGTEGASQADYHELRYSVTTKTGEEKIITWGDSTLKHYFRFEGQSHHAGEYQNYLEYFADSINNNFTAYPDLKEGIGTVALLQAMDQSLETGLPVKIDDILKANHITRESIGL
- a CDS encoding SLC5 family protein, encoding MGNIVERLTNLDYIIVIAYLVILMIIGYRASFSKKKSEDETLFLANKSLNWSSIGFNMWGTNVGPSMLLAFASIGYSTGIVAVNFDWYAFIFLFLLAIVFAPKYLAAKVSTMPEFMGNRYGDSTQNILAWYALVKILISWLSLGLFAGGFLVRQILGIPMWQSVTVLVAFAGLFTFFGGLKAIAKVNVFQMILLIAVSLSLMLLGLSKVGGISALYAKTPHHFWNLVQPASDPKYPWYAILLGYPVAAVAFFCTDQSMVQSVLGAKNLKQGQLGVSFIGWLKILSLPLFIGTGILCYVLFPGLKNPDEAYMTMVTNLFPPGMNGLVIVVLIAVLVGTIGSSLNSLSTVFTMDIYVKKINPQASNKKIISIGRWSVVAGCIFAVIVVLAIDNIKGLNLFDVFQSVLGFIAPPLSVVFLLTVFWKKTTRKAVNFTLSIGSILSLGIGVTYLWILPSNKFPFWPHYLMLSFFIFAGLLIIAILISLLDRSPSIYTVNEEHQANIEKPAKSVWISWIALAIVMVALYIFFNGH